One window from the genome of Planktothrix serta PCC 8927 encodes:
- a CDS encoding MAPEG family protein: MSIWPSLVTACALLLYLAVTINVGRARMKYKILPPEMTGDENFERVVRVQQNTLEQLVLFLPTLWLFSEWISPVWAGGLGTVWVIGRILYAWGYYQAAEKRMLGFGISSLVTFTLLGGAIVGIILSLV, from the coding sequence ATGTCAATTTGGCCTAGTTTAGTGACTGCTTGTGCATTGCTGCTGTATTTAGCGGTGACGATTAATGTCGGACGCGCCAGAATGAAATACAAAATTCTGCCCCCTGAAATGACCGGAGACGAGAATTTTGAGCGCGTGGTGCGAGTCCAACAGAACACCCTGGAACAATTGGTTTTGTTTCTCCCGACCCTGTGGCTGTTTTCTGAATGGATTAGTCCGGTTTGGGCGGGAGGTTTAGGTACTGTTTGGGTAATTGGACGGATTTTATACGCTTGGGGATATTACCAAGCCGCAGAAAAACGGATGTTGGGGTTTGGAATCAGTTCCCTGGTAACGTTCACTCTTTTGGGGGGTGCTATAGTTGGGATAATTCTCTCTCTGGTTTGA
- the hpsL gene encoding hormogonium polysaccharide biosynthesis protein HpsL — protein MSPFPNQPQQSQDQSHPDSEVNFTEQPVIDLEQIPPQRSNFLQFLGIVSAVALLVGLLLFANGASTSTIILSSMALVIMVLCYRYPRQGLWAFLIYLPFAGTISYGIGNDYFLFHLAKDGFYIPALIGLIVELRKKKLPLIHPHQLKIPLLIFFTIVVVTLLAVNGVLQRNATVDNQPFLVGLFGLKVLLGYIPLITCAYYLIRNRQELQFLTRLQVILILICCILGLIQFGLVVTGYCPDNTGLPDNLLLRANVQRKCLVGGALGYFPVQNFIRLPGTFVAPWHWAWFLISSTFFCFATAFSDPKFHWRLMGLGTLSLVVLNAIVCGQRTALLAVPSIIILLLVVTSHISRVKRILVIVVGIFLLILSTYVLAPNMINERVDNFIGRWNADPPAVFLTKQTDFSLKAHQGFLGNGLGQATTAARGLGKTQLIEAYYPKLLYEIGPFGVAAFLFLVTNITILGFKSYHQLTDHSLWGYGIVFWIFIVLISYNPYWYPLDTDPVAVYYWFLVGVLFKLPKIQQQEQEKAQSDYPQPPGLV, from the coding sequence ATGTCCCCCTTCCCCAACCAACCCCAACAATCACAAGATCAGAGTCATCCTGACTCAGAAGTTAACTTTACTGAACAGCCTGTTATTGATCTCGAACAGATTCCCCCACAGAGGTCAAATTTCTTACAGTTTTTGGGTATCGTCAGCGCTGTAGCTCTGTTGGTGGGACTGTTGCTGTTTGCGAATGGGGCTTCTACAAGTACCATCATCTTGAGCAGTATGGCTCTGGTGATCATGGTGTTGTGTTATCGATATCCCCGTCAAGGATTATGGGCATTTTTAATTTATTTACCGTTTGCAGGTACAATTTCTTATGGGATTGGCAACGATTATTTTCTTTTCCATTTAGCGAAAGATGGGTTTTATATTCCGGCTTTAATCGGTTTAATTGTTGAATTAAGGAAAAAAAAATTACCCCTGATTCATCCGCATCAACTTAAGATTCCTCTGTTAATTTTCTTCACGATTGTAGTTGTTACACTCCTGGCTGTGAATGGCGTTCTACAACGAAACGCCACCGTAGACAATCAACCTTTTTTAGTCGGATTATTTGGCTTAAAAGTTTTACTGGGATATATTCCCCTGATCACTTGTGCCTATTATCTAATTCGGAATCGACAAGAACTACAATTTCTAACCCGATTACAAGTTATTTTGATCCTGATTTGCTGCATCTTAGGACTGATCCAATTTGGATTAGTTGTAACCGGATATTGCCCCGATAATACGGGTTTACCCGACAATTTGTTATTGCGGGCAAATGTGCAGCGAAAATGTTTGGTTGGAGGCGCGTTAGGGTATTTTCCTGTCCAAAATTTTATTCGTTTACCGGGAACCTTTGTAGCCCCTTGGCATTGGGCGTGGTTTTTAATTTCCAGTACATTTTTTTGTTTTGCAACAGCATTTAGTGACCCCAAATTCCATTGGCGTTTAATGGGTTTAGGAACGTTATCTTTAGTCGTTTTAAATGCAATTGTTTGTGGTCAAAGAACAGCCCTTTTAGCGGTTCCTTCGATTATTATTTTGCTTCTAGTTGTCACGAGTCACATTTCACGGGTTAAGCGAATTTTAGTGATTGTTGTAGGTATATTTCTCTTGATTCTGTCAACTTATGTTTTGGCTCCCAATATGATTAATGAACGAGTCGATAACTTTATTGGACGTTGGAATGCTGATCCTCCTGCTGTCTTTTTAACCAAACAAACCGATTTTAGTTTGAAAGCCCATCAAGGCTTTTTAGGCAATGGTTTAGGACAAGCAACCACCGCAGCACGAGGATTAGGAAAAACCCAATTAATTGAAGCGTATTATCCTAAATTATTGTATGAAATTGGGCCCTTTGGAGTGGCTGCTTTTTTATTCTTAGTGACTAATATCACAATTTTAGGGTTTAAATCCTATCATCAATTAACAGATCATAGTTTGTGGGGTTATGGAATTGTTTTTTGGATTTTTATTGTTTTAATTAGTTATAATCCTTATTGGTATCCTCTTGATACTGATCCGGTAGCGGTTTATTATTGGTTCTTAGTAGGCGTACTGTTCAAATTACCGAAAATTCAACAACAAGAACAGGAGAAAGCTCAGTCCGATTACCCTCAACCCCCAGGATTAGTCTGA
- a CDS encoding two-component system response regulator produces the protein MNHYNLDLTKTDDILIVDDTPDNLHLLSRMLTRQGYNVRKALNGPMALTAAQTVAPDLILLDIMMPEMDGYQVCQHLKINPKTAEIPIIFLSALDDVLDKVKGFQVGGVDYITKPFQFEEVLARVQNQLALRAAELEVRVLNAELEARVKERTQQLEEANAKLLKMALHDALTGLPNRALLMTDLQQSIQRAKADQNYQFAVLFLDCDRFKVVNDSLGHLVGDELLILIARRLNLYIKPHNTLARLGGDEFAILLTEIPDFPHVIALADQVLASFSEPFHLERHEVFINASIGIVIGHNQYNEPEHLLRDADTAMYRAKALGKGQYHIFDPVMHAAALERLQLETDLRRGLEQQELVVHYQPIVALNTGKIAGFEALVRWRHPQRGLIPPGLFIPIAEETGLITPIGYWVLLEACNQLRTWQKQGLIDPSLFISVNLSVRQFAQPNLLEQIDYVLAQSQLHPDCLKLEITESAIMDNEKDVAVILKELRKRHILISIDDFGTGYSSLSYLHSFPVDTLKVDKSFVQRLNLESENVGLIPVIISLAKTMNMSVVAEGIELPEQLGILRELNCGFGQGYFFAKPLPGEELIKFLSLTPQW, from the coding sequence ATGAACCATTACAACCTTGATCTAACTAAAACTGATGATATTCTCATCGTTGATGATACACCGGACAACTTGCATTTATTGTCCCGAATGCTCACCCGTCAGGGATACAATGTTCGCAAAGCTTTAAATGGGCCAATGGCATTAACGGCGGCTCAAACCGTTGCTCCTGATTTGATTTTGCTAGATATTATGATGCCGGAAATGGATGGTTATCAAGTTTGCCAGCATCTAAAAATTAATCCCAAAACCGCAGAAATTCCGATTATTTTTCTGAGTGCTTTGGATGATGTTCTCGATAAAGTTAAAGGATTTCAAGTGGGAGGGGTGGACTATATTACTAAACCCTTCCAATTTGAAGAAGTATTAGCACGAGTCCAAAATCAATTGGCTTTACGAGCAGCAGAATTAGAAGTTAGGGTCTTAAATGCGGAATTAGAAGCACGGGTAAAAGAACGCACGCAGCAACTTGAAGAAGCCAATGCTAAATTGCTGAAAATGGCGCTTCATGATGCCCTAACGGGTTTACCCAATCGGGCTTTATTGATGACGGACTTACAGCAATCCATTCAGCGAGCCAAAGCTGATCAAAACTATCAGTTTGCCGTGTTATTTTTAGATTGCGATCGCTTTAAAGTTGTGAATGATTCTTTAGGTCATTTAGTCGGAGATGAACTCTTAATTTTAATTGCGCGCCGTCTAAACCTTTATATTAAACCCCACAATACGTTAGCTCGTTTGGGGGGTGATGAATTTGCAATTTTATTAACTGAAATTCCCGACTTTCCCCATGTCATCGCCTTAGCGGATCAGGTTTTAGCATCTTTTTCTGAACCCTTTCACTTAGAGAGGCATGAGGTTTTTATTAATGCTAGTATTGGGATTGTCATCGGTCACAATCAATATAATGAACCCGAACATTTACTGCGAGATGCGGATACAGCCATGTATCGAGCTAAAGCATTAGGCAAAGGACAATATCATATTTTTGATCCGGTGATGCACGCAGCCGCTTTAGAACGATTACAGTTAGAAACGGATTTACGTCGAGGCCTTGAACAACAAGAATTAGTCGTTCATTATCAACCGATTGTTGCTTTAAATACCGGAAAAATTGCCGGGTTTGAAGCTTTAGTTCGCTGGCGTCATCCCCAAAGGGGTTTAATCCCACCCGGTCTATTTATTCCCATTGCAGAAGAAACGGGTTTAATTACTCCCATTGGCTATTGGGTCTTATTAGAAGCTTGTAATCAATTGCGAACTTGGCAAAAACAAGGTTTAATTGATCCCAGTTTGTTTATAAGTGTTAATTTATCCGTTAGACAGTTTGCTCAACCGAATTTATTAGAACAAATAGATTACGTTTTAGCTCAAAGTCAACTGCATCCTGACTGTTTAAAACTGGAAATTACTGAAAGTGCTATTATGGACAATGAAAAGGATGTTGCCGTGATTCTTAAGGAATTAAGAAAACGTCATATTTTAATTAGTATTGATGATTTTGGAACCGGCTATTCTTCTCTCAGTTATCTCCATTCTTTTCCCGTTGATACTCTAAAAGTTGATAAATCTTTTGTTCAACGTCTCAACCTAGAATCTGAAAATGTGGGCTTAATTCCTGTGATTATCAGCTTGGCTAAAACAATGAATATGAGTGTTGTTGCTGAAGGGATTGAATTACCTGAACAGTTAGGAATACTCAGAGAATTAAATTGTGGATTTGGGCAGGGGTATTTCTTTGCTAAACCTTTACCCGGAGAAGAATTGATTAAATTTCTATCCTTAACTCCTCAGTGGTGA